The following coding sequences lie in one Desertibacillus haloalkaliphilus genomic window:
- a CDS encoding metallophosphoesterase family protein produces the protein MKILIISDSHGLTDELQTIAQRHAAEVDMMIHCGDSELETNHPALEGYKVVKGNCDFMGDFEEELLL, from the coding sequence ATGAAGATACTCATCATTAGTGACAGTCATGGACTCACAGACGAACTTCAAACCATTGCCCAACGGCATGCGGCTGAAGTGGACATGATGATTCACTGCGGAGATTCAGAACTCGAAACGAACCACCCAGCACTCGAAGGATACAAAGTCGTCAAAGGAAATTGTGACTTTATGGGCGATTTTGAAGAAGAGCTCCTGCTC